Genomic DNA from Paenibacillus borealis:
CCCAGCATCTCCCGATGACGAAGGCCGGATTCGGCTCCAGGGCTTTAATCATCCGTTCCAGGCCTGTGTTCAGCTGCTGATCTTCTACTGTCTGCTGCTGCACCGGTCTGGCAAGAAGATGAAGATGGTGACGTTCATCCTCGGTCAGCCTCAGCGCCTCAGCTATGTTATTCAATACATCCTCTGAGGGATTGATGCTTCTGCCTTGCTCAAGAGAGGTGTACCATGATGTTCCGATATGGGCCAGCTGGGCCACTTCTTCCCGGCGGAGCCCCGGAGTCCGCCGCCTTCCATAAGACACTAGCCCTACCTCTTCAAGAGTCAGACGTTCCCGGCGCGAACGCAGAAATTCACCTAACGGCAGTCTGGAAGAAATCTCTTCCATGCTGAACTCCTCCTTATCCTGACACTGATAGTCCTACGATAAACGCAGGAAGGATGCCAGTTACACATTCTATTATACTGCCAGTATAGCATCTATAAACTTAGGAGGATTTGAACTATGAATATATTTGTAACTGGAGCCACCGGTAAAGTAGGAAGCCGTTTTGTTCCGCGACTGCTGCAGCGCGGTCATCATGTTAAGCTGTTAATTAGGGATGCTGCCAAGGCGGATTGGCTCCGGGAGCAGGGGGCGGAAATTGTAGAAGGCGAGCTTCTGCAGCCGGAGCATTATGTGGAGGCTCTCCGGGGGATTGATGTTGTGTTTCATCTGGCAGCACAGTTCCGCGGCGTAGACGAGAACACCACCTGGATATCCAATTTCGATGGCAGCATCGCTCTGGCCAAGGCAGTGCTGGAGGCGGGTGTGCCAAGGTTTGTTTTTGCCAGTACTAACAATGTCTACGGCTCCGGAAGTCTCACGGGACCCAGTCAGGAGGATGACGAGCTGAAGCCTGCGTTTGCTTATCCGCAGTCCAAAGCTAAGGCTGAGGCAGCGCTGCTGCAGCTTCACCGCGAACAGGGATTAGGCCTGCGCATTGTAAGGCTGCCTTTTGTCTATGGGGAGCGGGATCCGCATATCACAGAATTCCTGCCGCTCGTAGGCAATTGGAATCCGGCGAAAAGAATGCATATGGCGCACCATGCAGATGTGGGTCAGGCCCTGCTGCTCGCAGCTTCCGCAGATGGGATAGACGGCCGGATCTACAACGTCGGCGACGACGCACCGGTCTCCATTGCAGAGCTGCAGAAGCTGCATCATTTTGAAATTTCCCCGGGAGCGCAGCAGCAGGAATTCAATCCATGGGAGGGTATCATCGATACCACTCGGATCAGGGATGAATTACATTACCGGCCGATTTTCCCATCATTCTATACGGCACGGGATGCAGGTGCGCTTTAATTGATTTAGAGTTCCGCGAGTAATTGCTTGGGGAATTTATCTCCTCCCGGCAATCTGGTATATAATAGAACTATATCTTCTTGACCGCAGGCTTCTCTTCAGAAGCTTGCGGTTTGTTGCGTGAACAGTGTGAATAAGATGAACTAAAGAACTACACATACAGGCAAAAGGTGAGATCATGATTCAACCACAGCGAGCAGGGCTATTGTATAGAGATCGTTATTACATAGGGAGGCATGCAAATGCTGAAATCATTGCAGGCTATTGAAGCGTACCGTGAAGGAGGAAGGCTCCCCGGTGAAGGCTGTCTCTGGCTGGAATATATCGTTCAGGCTGAGCAGACTATTGTGAACCTGGAACGGGTGGAGTCGCTGCAGGGACTGGAACAGCAGAACCCGGTGCTGGATTATGTAGAACGGAGTCTGCGTGTGCTGGACAGTCTGCCGTTATCCTATTGGATCAGGGAATTGGCGGAAGAGACCCTGATCTGGTCGGAGACCGCCAAGGGCGGTACGATCCGGCAGCGCCGGGGCTGGCAGGACGAAGGCATTAATATATTTGTGCATAATATCGGTTCGGCGCAGCTGTACCAGAGAAATGCAGATCGTGAGCAGGCTAATGAAGTCTCTGCGGATAAGCGGCTGATCGTGCACCGGCTAATCGAAACGCACGGGCTGATCGGGCAGCAGATCCGCGGCGAGGTTCCTCCCTCGGTCAATCTTCCATTGTCCGGACTGGTGGAGCAGGGACTGCTGACCGCAGATGAGCTGGAGCGGCTGCTGTTCGCGCTGAATCACTGCATTATCTCTGCCGTAGCCCCGGAGCTGTGGCAGGAGGTTCGACCTCAGGTGATGGAGCTGATCGCTGTAATCTCCTCGGGGAATCTGCATGCTGAAGTGCCGATGAAGGAGCGTCTGCGGAGAATGCGCTCCGGCTCTATCGCACAGGGCGAGGATTATGAGACGGAGTGGAGCAGTCTTGTGCAGGAAGGGTTCAATCCCGCGGTGCTTGAGCCGCTGCAGCCTGTCACCTTCTGGTATGTGGAATCCGCGCTGCAGACCTTCTCGCTGGAGCAGTTTCTGAAAGTAGTGAGTCTCTCGGCAAGCAGTGATTTGTCCGCTCTGAACCATATCAGCTTCGAAGCGGTAATGAACAGCATTTATTATGACTACAAGGGCAGCAAGAAGATTAATGTGTACAAGAAACGGATCATTGAGAAGTACTTATCCGAGTTGGACTGGACAGAGATCTATAGCGGGGAGCAGCTTTCCGTCAATCCGCATCTGTCGCACCGGCTGCTGCGGAAGGAGCATTTGCCTGATACGCTGTTCTTCAATTTCGAATTCTCTCCGGCTGCTGAGAAGCTGATTGAATTCTGCATAGAGGCCGAGAAGTCGGCGCTGTATGAGCGGGCGGTGCTGCTGCTGTTCGACCTGTTCGGTCTGCGCCGTGATGCGTTCGACCGCTTCCATAACGAGGATACGTACTTAAGCCAGATGAATGATACGGCAGATTATAAGGCGGTCATCCTGGATTACGTCACCGGCCGCAAGGTGCTGGACATCGGGCCAGGCGGCGGGGTGCTGCTGGATCTGATCGAGGAGCGGATGCCGGATGTGATTCCGGTGGGCATCGATATCTCCAGCAATGTCATTGAAGCGCTGCGGCAGCGCAAGCAGCGGGAGGACCGCGGCTGGGAGGTGCTGCAGGGCGATGCCCTGAACCTGAAGGATTACGTGGAGGCAGGCACGGTCGACACGGTGATATTCTCATCCATTCTGCATGAGCTGTATTCCTATGTGCCGCTGAACGGGAAGAAGTTCAATCACGCGACAGTTGCGGCTGCGCTAACCAGCGCCTTCGGGGTGCTGGCAGACGGCGGAGTCATTATTATCCGCGACGGTATAATGAGTGAGCCGGAGGAGGAGCAGCGGAGAGTGCGGTTTCTGGAGGATGACGGCATGGCGTGGCTGGAGCGGTATGCGAAGGATTTTGCCGGCCGGAGTATCCGGTATGAGCAGCTTGGCGCGCAGGAGGTGCTCATGCCGGTGAATGATGCCATGGAGTTCCTATACACGTATACGTGGGGGGAAGAAGCCTACATCCATGAGGTACAGGAGCAGTTCGGATACTTCACGCCTTCGCAGTATGCTGCGTTTATTGAGCAGACGCTGGGACCGCAGGCGAAGATCGAAGTCTTCCGCCATTACCTGCAGGAGGGCTATACGGAGGCGCTGCAGGAGCGGATCGTGATGATGGATGAGAGCGGGCAGGCGGTCGCACTGCCGGACAGCACCTGCTTTATTGTAATCCGTAAGGCGGGCTGAAGACGGGCCTAAGCCCAATAAAAAGGGGCATTACCACAGCCGTATCCGGCGCTGGTAATGCCCTTTTTTTGATCGATGATTGCCCGAAAATAATGGGAAGTGCTGCGATGCGGACCTTGCTTAGAAGAGAATCATCCTGTCCGGCTACTTAAGCGTGATGTTAAGTAAGCTGATTTTACCGCTGCGCACCTTGAACTCGTGTCTGAACAGCTGCGGAGCGGGAACGCGGTTCTTGTTAAACTCCCCTTCCATCTCTGCTGTCACAGCGATGGACTCCCCGGCTTCTTCTATTTCCATGATCGTGTAGCGGACCTTGGCTGAGAACAGCTCTGATTCTCCCCAGGCCTGTATAGCATCCCTGCCCGCAATCTCTTTGCCGTTATCCTTAACGCTGGCGCCGGGAGTGAACAATTGGGTAAAGGCCTCAGGCTGATATTGGTTAATGGTATTGTAGAACTCCTGTACCTCACTCGGCAAGGTAACATGTTGATTCATGGATATCTGCCTCCTGTAAGTAGAGTAGCGGAAGCGGCATGGCTCCACCCTTACACGTAACTTAAACGTATCCGGGCATCCGTAAGCAGATATTGTAATCTGAACGAACCAGAGCTTAAGGGTATAGCTGCCCTTGCCCGCCTCCCGGCAGAGCCCCCTTGCGGAATTCGGAAGGCGAGCAGTTCATCGCTTTGCGGAACACTTTGATGAAATAGCTGACGTTGTCGAAGCCGGCATCCATGGCGATATCGGAGATTTTGCGGTCACTCTGCTGCAGCAGGGCGGCGGCCTGGCGGATCCGGTAGGAGTTGATGTAATCGACGGGCGTCTTGCGGGTCATGCTTTTGAAAAAACGGCAGAACTGCCCCTCGCTCATCGGAATCAGTTCGGACAGATCACGCGTGCGGATCGGCTCCTGATAGTTGTCCTGGATATAGAGGATGACTTTCTTCAGGCGGTCGATCTTCGTGCTATCAGCGCCTGCCGACTGGCTGTAGTTCACCGAACGTCCCGGCGGCGCAATCTGTGAGAGCATGATCAGCAAAGTTCCTTTCATAAAGGACTCGAATCCGGGCATTTTATTATCATATGCCTCCACCATCCGCTCCAGGTGCAGCAGAAGCTCCCCTTGCCAAGGTACGGAGGAGGTGATGTGACGCGGAAAGCTCTGGCGTTTCTCCTGAAGCGGCAGAATTACAGTCTGCTGGATGGTATCATATTGGGCGCTGGCCAGGAGATCGGGGTGAAAGACAAGTGCGCAGAACCGGCAGGGAGTGTCCTTAACCGCATAGGCGGCATGAATATCACCGGATTCAATAAACACGGCTTCGCCGGGGCGGAGCGTGAAATAATCCGTATCCACCTGAAAGAGAATCTCGCCTTCAAGCAGCAGGAAGAACTCCGCTTCCTCATGCCAGTGGGTATCCAGGACAGGGGCTCCGGCCGGGAGCTCTATCCAATAGGCGGCCAAGGGAAACATAACATCCCCGTGTTCACGGTCTTCTTTGAGCAATCGCTGTGATGTGCGGTCCATTAAGGGCCTCCTTTTGGTGGGAAACATCAAAATAGTGTTATAAATAAGCTATATTATAGTAGTTTTGTTATTTTGTTATCGTTATAATGCAACTATAAACACCAAATTGAAGGGTGGCAAGTGCACACATGAAATTTACAGACGGCCTTTGGCTGGTTCGCGACGGAATCACAATCAATGGTGCAGTTCAGAACTATGTTGTTGAGAAAACTGAAGAAGGCCTGACGGCTATCACGCAGACAACTCCGATTACTGGACGTGCAGCAACACTTAACTCAACGCTGCTTACCGTGAAATTCCATTCCCCGCTTCCGGGTGTAGTAGGGGTTAAGATTATTCATAATGACGGCGTTATCGACCGCGGTCCTTCTTTCGAATTGACCAAGGGAACAGGTGACCACGTTCAAATCGAAGAGACCGAAGCGCAGACTGTGCTGATCAGCGGCGGACTCCGCGTGGTCATCAACAAGGGAACTCACTGGTCGGTAGACTTCTACCGCGGCGATGAGCGCATTACAGGCAGCGGTTACAAATCGATGGCCTATATCACGGATCAGGACGGCAACACGTTCATGCGTGAAGAGCTGGACATCGGCATCGGCGAATTCGTATATGGTCTGGGCGAACGCTTCACTGCTTTTGTGAAGAACGGCCAGGTGGTTGACTTGTGGAACAAAGACGGCGGTACAAGCTCCGAGCAGGCCTACAAGAACGTTCCATTCTATGTGACCAGCAAAGGCTACGGCGTATTCGTGAACCAGCCTGAACTGGTTTCCTATGAAATCGCTTCTGAGAAGGTGAAGAAAGCCCAATTCAGCGTAGCTGGAGAGAGCCTGGAATACTTCGTCATTGAAGGGCCGACCATCAAAGAGGTTATTACCAAATATACTTCCCTGACCGGCAAGCCTGCGCTTCCACCGGCATGGACCTTCGGTCTGTGGCTGACCACTTCGTTCACTACGGACTACGATGAAGCTACGGTTAACTCCTTCGTAGAAGGAATGGCTGAGCGCGATCTGCCGCTGCATGTCTTCCACTTCGACTGCTTCTGGATGCGCGAATACCAATGGACCGATTTCCAGTGGGATTCCCGTGTGTTCCCGGACCCTGTGGGCATGCTGAAGCGCCTGCATGAGAAAGGGCTTAAGATCTGCGTCTGGATCAACTCCTACATCGGACAGCGTTCACCATTGTTTGAAGAAGGCAAGAAGAACGGCTATCTGCTCAAAAAAGCCAACGGAGACGTTTACCAGACGGATCTGTGGCAAGCGGGCATGGGCCTCGTGGACTTCACGAACCCTGCGGCTTGTGAATGGTATGCAGGGTACCTGCGTGATCTGGTTGACATGGGCGTAGACAGCTTCAAGACCGACTTCGGCGAACGTATTCCAACGGATGTTGTTTACTTCGACGGCTCCGATCCAAACAAAATGCATAACTACTACACACAGTTGTATAACAAGGTTGTCTTTGAAGTACTGGAAGAGAAGCTTGGCAAGAATGAAGCAGCCGTCTTCGCACGTTCGGCAACCGCCGGCGGGCAGCAGTTCCCGGTTCACTGGGGCGGTGACTGCTACGCTGACTACGAGTCCATGGCAGAAAGCCTGCGCGGCGGCCTGTCGCTCGGCCTGTCCGGCTTCGGCTTCTGGAGCCATGACATCGGCGGCTTCGAGAATACCGCTCCGGCGCATGTCTTCAAGCGCTGGCTGGCCTTCGGCCTGCTCTCCAGCCACAGCCGTCTGCACGGCAGCACCTCGTACCGTGTGCCTTGGGCTTACGACGACGAAGCCGTGGATGTTACCCGCTTCTTCACCAAGCTTAAGTGCAGCCTGATGCCTTACCTGTATGATGTAGCCGGACAGGCACATGAGCAGGGCTGGGCTTCAATGCGGGCGATGGTGATGGAATTCCCGGAAGATCCGACCTGCGAAGTGCTGGACCGCCAGTACATGCTGGGCGATTCCCTGCTCGTGGCTCCGATCTTCCAGGAGAACGGCGAAGTGAAATACTACCTGCCGGCTGGACGCTGGACGCATCTCCTGAACGGTGAGACCGTAGTGGGCGGATCATGGCGCAAAGAGAAGCATGACTTCTTCAGCCTGCCGCTGTTCGTACGCCAGAACTCCCTGCTTGCAGTGGGCAGCGAAGACAGCCGTCCGGATTATGATTTCGCTGAAGGCGTGAAGCTTAGCCTGTACTCCCTTGAGGACGGCAAGACTACATCGGCAACCGTTCGCGATATCAACGGCGCTCCTGAGCTGAAGGTAGAAGCTGCGCGCAGCGGCAGCAAGGTAACCGTAACCGCAGAAGGCAGCGGCAAAGCATTCACCTTTGCGGTGAAGGATCTCGGCGCTATCGCTTCAGTAGAAGGTGCTGAACAAGCAGATGAAACTACAGTGAAAGTAAACGCCGGAGCCAAATCCGTATCGTTCACGATTACGCTGAAATAAGATTATACCGCCCTATACTCAAGCTCTCTGATGACAGGGGACATTCGTCCCCGGTGAATCAGAGAGTTTTTTGAGGATTGAACAACGGGTACGGTATTTGAGGCTATTGGAACTTCAAGCTGTTCTTGCCGCGCAAATCTTGCAAGGAATACAACATTTTCCACCTATTATCGATCCTAATCCGGAATTGTTGTATAAAAGGCAGCATTTCTCCTTCTCCCGGCTGCTTTGCGGGGGAATTCATGTATTTCGTACAACAATTCTCTCAAACGGCCTGTTTTTCATGCATGGAAGTTGTAGAACGTACAACATTATTGCCTTTTTCTATTTATTACAGGTAAGCTGTGAACTAATAATCTCATTTCTGTCAGCAACGATAGGAGAATAGAATGCTATGAACAATAAAGTTAATACCAGTGTGTACAGCCAGTCTGGATTCACTTCGGCCACAGCGCTGTCCGCAGCTGCTAATTATATTATGAACTCGCCGGAGCCGTTCACCCATACCTACCGGACCTATGTGCGCCTGCGGGAGAACGGCGGCCTGACGCTGAAGTTCTGGCACAGCAATGCTGTGGATTCGACATGGGACTTGGGCGCGGAGTCAGCGGCCAGTGAACCGGGCGGGGAGTGGAGCATTGAAGCGGCATATGTAGCCGATGGCGGAGCCGTGCCGGATGGTACAGTTGTGTCAGGTTCGCAGGTTCCGGTAACCTTCGGTGGCGAAGCCTCGCGGAACGTTGCTCCGGGCGAGCAGTTCTGGAGCGATGAAGCGCTGCTGGAGCTGCCGGAAGGGCATTACCTGGCCTTCACCTGGACGCTGAAGACGGCAGCTGCCGGGAAGTCGATCCCCTTCAACGTGGAGGGGATGCTGGTCTCCGGCTACGATGCGCCGGGCAATCTGGCCGCTCAGGAGACAGCCGAAGCGTTCAGTGAATCGGACAAGCTGCAGGTACTGCCAAGCTTCCTGGGATACAAGAAGGATGTAACGAAGAAGCTGGTATTCCTGGGGGATTCGATTACGCAGGGAGTGCGGACCGCCAAGGATGAGTATTCCTATTGGGCGGCAAGAATTGCCGAAGGATTAGGAACGAAGTACGGGCTGTGGAATATCGGCTCCGGCTGGGGCCGGGCCTATGATGTCGCCACCGATGGAGCCTGGCTGCACAAGGCGCAGCAGGGCGATGAGGTGCTGATGGTGCTCGGAGTAAATGATCTGGATATCGGCAACCGCTCAGCAGAAGAGCTGCTGAACGACCTCACGCATATTATCTCCGCGATCAAGGAAGTGCGGCCTAAGACTGCCGTGATTCTCAGCACCGTGCCGCCGTTCAATTTCGAAGGGGAACGGGAAGCAGCTTGGCGCACTGTAAATGCGGCTATTCTTAACAGTCCCCCGGCCGGTGTAGACCGCGTGTTCGACATTGCCGCAGTGCTGTCTGTACCGGCTCCGGCAGATCATAGAATCAAGCCGGAGTATATGAGCGATGAGTTTGATCCGCATCCGAACGGCACCGCCGGCAAGGCGGTTGCCGAAGCATTTTTGGCCTGGTACGGCAAAAACGTGTGACGAACTTCTTGAAAGCACTAGGCATACTATGTAGTACTTTATCAGAAGGGTAGTGTGCCTGTAGTGAGCATTCAAGCGGGAGTACCAATGCAGCCCAAAGTGCTGTATCAAGCAGATCAAAATTATATTCAGAGTATGAAGTCTCTCCGGCATCACATGCACAGTGTATGCAGACAACATGTGAACCAGATTGTCCGGGTGCAGACGATTGACGGCCAGGTCGTTACTGGGAGAATTCTCGGCTGCGATAGAGGATTGTTATACCTGGGGGTACAGAATCATCATGGAGCAGGACGCGCCTTCTTCGGAAGCAGCGATGAAGCCATCCTGACCCTGGTACTGTTCGAATTGCTGGTTATCGTTTTATTATCCTAGCCGAAGAAAAGAGCCTGCAGCTGCAGGCTTTTTTCTTTTTCGATATTAATGGTTAGAATGTTCTGAGAATGATCACCAGCAGAATGTAAAGGACTAAGATTGTAGTGGTAGAAGTAAAAAGTCCGCCGACATTTCCGCAACCGCTCATCGTCTTACCTCCTTCGCAGTATCATCTTTCAGAACCATGATATGCACTTTTGGTCATTCGGGTATAGACCATCGACCAATTTAAAGCTCAGAGCCGGGTAAGAAATAGAAGCGGAAATGGATAATGTCTTCAATGCATTCAGTGCTCCGCCTGCCCCCGGAAATCCTTCGGCGAGCAGCCGACCTGCTTCTTGAAGACCTTGCTGAAATATTTGACGTCGTGGAAGCCGACCATCTCCGAGATCTGCGCCAGCTTGAGATTGGGATTCTGCATCAGCAGCTTGGCCTTCTCGATGCGGACGCTGCCGATGTAGTCGGAGAAGTTGATGCCGTATTCCTGTTTGAACTTGCGCGAGATATATTCGCGGCTGACGTAGAATTTGCCGGCCACCTCCTGCAGGGAGAGGTCGGACGGGTAATTCTGATCGATATATTTAACGATCTCCGTCATCGGGTTCCGCTCTTTCATGTGTCTGGCCGAGAGCGTCTGGGACAGCTGCTGCATCAGCGCAAAGGACCAGTCACGCCAGGCGAACAGGGAGAAGGAATAACCGCTTGGCAGCGGTGATGGACTCAGCAGATCAGCCTGCTCCAGCTCCGCCAGCACACTGTCCGACTGGTTGCCCAGCGCTTCCCGGACCAGCCGGGAACGGAACAGGAGAGCATCCGCCTTCCACGAATTCAGCATTTGCGGGGTAACGACACCCCGGCGGCTGAGCTCGTGGGTCCAATGCTGTGCTGCGGCGGAGATGGCTTCAGTGGTTCCGCTGATGACAGCCATCCGCCAGTCCTCCTGGACATCCGCGAAATTCAGCGGCGCTTCCGGCCCGGAGCCGCCGGAATTCCGGCTGTCTTCCGCCATGCCGCCTGCGCCCGCCGCCGGGGAGAAATGGCAGTAATCCTCATGCCGTAACAGGTTCCGCCGGAGCAGTGCTTCGGCGGCTTCCGTGCGCTGCGCCGGCAGCTCTCCCGGGAACGCACCTGCGGTGCTGATTCCGAAATGCATGCGGAATTGCAGGGTGCGGTAGATCCCCTGATTAATCCGGCTGATCAGCTCGACAACGGATTCCTCCACATCCCAGAGAATGATGGCAATCTCCGGCGGCCCGCCCCAATACCGGAAGGCAATGCCTTTGCCCTGCAGCTGCAGGAATTCATTGCAGATGTTAACGATGGCGTAGTACATCAGCTCACTGTCGCCTCCGAACCGTTTGAGCAGCGGATTGTTGCCGCTGTCCGTCTGCACAAGGATCAGCCGCGAAGCCTGGACACTCTGCGGAATGATGCTGTCAACGTTAAGCCTGCGCAGCGAGGCCTCGGCATTGACCTTGTCATCAATCAGCGCGGAGAGCAGCTTCTCCCCGTAGATCGGCTTGATCTCATTCAGCCGGAGGCTCTGGCGCTGACGGTGGCGGCGCTCCTCTTCTTCGGAGCGCCAGGCGGCAACCGCCTTGGACACTGCGTTATTAATCATATCCGCTTCGATCGGCTTAAGAATATAGTCAATGCCGCCGTGGCGGACGGTCTGGCGCACGAAGTCGAAATCATCATGCCCGCTGACAACAATGAATTTGGTGTTGCCTGCGAATTCATCTACCCAGGTCATCAGCTCAACACCGCTCCCTGATTCCATCATCATATCCATAATCACCAGCGCGGGCTTCTCCCTGCGGATCAGCCCGATGGCTTCATTGCCGTTCCCTGCTTCCAGAATCTCATCAATCTGATGGGCATCCCAGTTCACCAGCAGCCGGACGGCCTTCCGGACTCTTGCTTCGTCATCCACAATAAGTGCCTTCATATCCGTTCACTCTCCACTAATATCTCAATTTCCAGCCGGATGATAACCCCGCCGGCCTCCAGATTATCTACCGTCAGCAAAGCATCATCCCCGCAGACCAGCCGCAGCCTGGCCAGTACATTCCCCAGGCCGATTCCCGCACCGGGAGCATCACGTCTGCTGTAGCTGTCCTGACCTGAGTTCTTGATCATGTCGAGCTCTTCAACAGCTCTGGGCTGCTGCAGCTCCTTGCGCAGCGTCTCCAGCTTCACGGCCGGAATCGAGAGGCCGTTGTTCCGGATACTGATCTCCATCCGGCTAGGGCTAAGTCTGGCTGCCGTAATCTCAATGAATCCGTCCGTGCGGGCAAGGTTGAACCCGTGCTTGAAGTAATTCTCCACAATCGGCTGCAGGATCATCTTGGGCATCAGCGCATGCAGCAAGGATTCTTCCATATCGTAGCGGAAACTGAACTTATTTTCAAAACGTTCCTTCTGCAGCTCAATATACGCTTTAACATGCTCCAGTTCATTCTGTATCGTCACAATCTTCTCATCATTGTACATGCTGTAGCGCATCATCTTGGCCAGTGCCGAGAGCAGGCCGTAGATTTGCGGCACCTTCAGCTCAAGGGCGAGTGTACCGATAATCTGAAGAGTGTTGTTCAGGAAATGCGGGTTGATCTGCGACTGCAGCGCCCTCAGCTCATTGGTTTTGTTCGACAGCTCCAGCCTGTACTCCCGCAGAATCAGGTTGTTGATCGTGTCCATCATACTGCGGAAATGCTCCGTGACCACACCGATCTCATCTTTTCCGGCCGGTCGGATATCAATCTCTAGGTTACCGGTCTGCACCTGATTCATGTACCGGGTCAGCTGCTTGATGGGGGCGGTGATCCGGAAGGAGATCAGAATCGTCAGGGCGATGATCATACTCATCAGCACGAAGAGCAGCAGCAGATTAATGCCGGCGGCCTCCTTGGCTTCGCGGAACAGATAGGAGACAGGGATTTGCTTGACGAGCGTCCAGCTTAGGCCGATGCTTTCAATTTTTTGATAGATGAACACAGAGTTGTCCTGCTCAAAATGCCCTTGGGTCACCATGCTGTCAGCCATCTGTTTATTGTACCATGCTGCATCCAGCGGTTGGCCGAATGTGCCGGCGTCAGGTCCGTATACGAGCTTTCCGGCGCTGTCCACCAGATAGATGTTTTCCTGATCCTGGTCGTATAGCTGGTCTACTATATCACCAAGAGCTGCGAGCTTGACATCAATCGAGAGATAACCGAGTGCTTCAGAGGAAGGGATACGCTCAATTCTGCGGTGCAGCGTAAAAACAGGCTCCGGTACGAACTGCGTTAATGGCAGACTTAATCCGTAGGCGTCGCTTAGATGGGTGCTTTGCACTTTCACCGGAGAGCTCCCTGTAATGTTGGATTCCTGGTAGGGTGTGTCTCCCAGCCAGCGCTTGGGTGTCGTATTATCGGTAATCAGTGTAGCTTTACCGTCTTTGACGCCATATAAGTACACCTGTGAGATATTAGGCAGCGAGGTGGAAATGTAACTGAGCGAATTGTAAATGGCAATGTCGGAGGACAGATCGTCGTGCCCGGCTTCAAGCAGCCGGTAGAAATCCGAGTCAGAGTACACACTGAGCGACAAACGGTTGATCTCCCCAATCAGACTGTTAATGTTCTTGGAGCCCTGA
This window encodes:
- a CDS encoding SGNH/GDSL hydrolase family protein, whose amino-acid sequence is MNNKVNTSVYSQSGFTSATALSAAANYIMNSPEPFTHTYRTYVRLRENGGLTLKFWHSNAVDSTWDLGAESAASEPGGEWSIEAAYVADGGAVPDGTVVSGSQVPVTFGGEASRNVAPGEQFWSDEALLELPEGHYLAFTWTLKTAAAGKSIPFNVEGMLVSGYDAPGNLAAQETAEAFSESDKLQVLPSFLGYKKDVTKKLVFLGDSITQGVRTAKDEYSYWAARIAEGLGTKYGLWNIGSGWGRAYDVATDGAWLHKAQQGDEVLMVLGVNDLDIGNRSAEELLNDLTHIISAIKEVRPKTAVILSTVPPFNFEGEREAAWRTVNAAILNSPPAGVDRVFDIAAVLSVPAPADHRIKPEYMSDEFDPHPNGTAGKAVAEAFLAWYGKNV
- a CDS encoding YjcZ family sporulation protein → MSGCGNVGGLFTSTTTILVLYILLVIILRTF
- a CDS encoding cache domain-containing sensor histidine kinase — its product is MKWNSIRTKLIVFLLLPTLICIMATMFVSYSYTTNSLRTRAVDENKNLLYQGSKNINSLIGEINRLSLSVYSDSDFYRLLEAGHDDLSSDIAIYNSLSYISTSLPNISQVYLYGVKDGKATLITDNTTPKRWLGDTPYQESNITGSSPVKVQSTHLSDAYGLSLPLTQFVPEPVFTLHRRIERIPSSEALGYLSIDVKLAALGDIVDQLYDQDQENIYLVDSAGKLVYGPDAGTFGQPLDAAWYNKQMADSMVTQGHFEQDNSVFIYQKIESIGLSWTLVKQIPVSYLFREAKEAAGINLLLLFVLMSMIIALTILISFRITAPIKQLTRYMNQVQTGNLEIDIRPAGKDEIGVVTEHFRSMMDTINNLILREYRLELSNKTNELRALQSQINPHFLNNTLQIIGTLALELKVPQIYGLLSALAKMMRYSMYNDEKIVTIQNELEHVKAYIELQKERFENKFSFRYDMEESLLHALMPKMILQPIVENYFKHGFNLARTDGFIEITAARLSPSRMEISIRNNGLSIPAVKLETLRKELQQPRAVEELDMIKNSGQDSYSRRDAPGAGIGLGNVLARLRLVCGDDALLTVDNLEAGGVIIRLEIEILVESERI
- a CDS encoding helix-turn-helix domain-containing protein; the encoded protein is MKALIVDDEARVRKAVRLLVNWDAHQIDEILEAGNGNEAIGLIRREKPALVIMDMMMESGSGVELMTWVDEFAGNTKFIVVSGHDDFDFVRQTVRHGGIDYILKPIEADMINNAVSKAVAAWRSEEEERRHRQRQSLRLNEIKPIYGEKLLSALIDDKVNAEASLRRLNVDSIIPQSVQASRLILVQTDSGNNPLLKRFGGDSELMYYAIVNICNEFLQLQGKGIAFRYWGGPPEIAIILWDVEESVVELISRINQGIYRTLQFRMHFGISTAGAFPGELPAQRTEAAEALLRRNLLRHEDYCHFSPAAGAGGMAEDSRNSGGSGPEAPLNFADVQEDWRMAVISGTTEAISAAAQHWTHELSRRGVVTPQMLNSWKADALLFRSRLVREALGNQSDSVLAELEQADLLSPSPLPSGYSFSLFAWRDWSFALMQQLSQTLSARHMKERNPMTEIVKYIDQNYPSDLSLQEVAGKFYVSREYISRKFKQEYGINFSDYIGSVRIEKAKLLMQNPNLKLAQISEMVGFHDVKYFSKVFKKQVGCSPKDFRGQAEH